In Bacillus sp. DX3.1, the following proteins share a genomic window:
- a CDS encoding MDR family MFS transporter produces the protein MVAKDSKLGFVVAGLLLGILMASMDNTIVVTAMGTIVGDLGGLENFVWVVSAYMVAEMAGMPIFGKLSDMYGRKRFFIFGLIVFMIGSALCGTAENITQLGIYRAIQGIGGGALVPIAFTIVFDIFPPEKRGKMGGLFGAVFGLSSIFGPLLGAYITDYISWHWVFYINLPLGILALILIVFFYKESRVHQKQKIDWFGAITLVGAVVCLMFALEMGGQKYDWDSNFILSLFAAFAILIFMFIFIERKAEEPIISFKMFKQRLFTTSTIVALFYGAAFMSATVYIPLFIQGVYGGSATNSGLLLLPMMLGSVVTAQLGGFLTSKLSYRNIMIISAVIMLGGLFLLSTLTPETSRVWLTIYMIIIGLGVGFSFSVLSMAAIHNFGMNQRGSATSTSNFIRSLGMTLGITIFGMIQRTGFQDQLEEAFKGMGGGLSSNSLSDSRAILSEGARSQIPSQILDKIIEALSSSIVYTFMWALAPAGLAFVFIFFMGNERMVYKKEQKEAPGETSKA, from the coding sequence ATGGTTGCAAAGGATAGTAAACTCGGCTTTGTTGTCGCTGGTTTATTACTTGGAATATTGATGGCATCAATGGATAACACGATTGTCGTAACAGCTATGGGAACAATTGTTGGTGATCTAGGTGGATTAGAAAATTTCGTTTGGGTTGTTTCTGCATATATGGTAGCAGAAATGGCGGGTATGCCGATTTTTGGGAAATTATCTGACATGTACGGACGAAAGCGATTCTTTATTTTCGGTTTAATTGTGTTTATGATTGGATCAGCGCTTTGTGGTACAGCGGAAAACATTACACAGTTAGGCATTTACCGTGCGATTCAAGGGATTGGTGGGGGAGCGCTCGTACCAATTGCTTTTACAATTGTTTTTGATATATTCCCTCCAGAAAAACGTGGAAAAATGGGTGGATTGTTTGGGGCAGTCTTCGGATTATCCAGTATTTTTGGACCATTACTTGGTGCATATATTACAGATTATATTAGTTGGCACTGGGTATTTTATATTAATTTACCTCTCGGGATTTTAGCGCTTATTTTGATCGTGTTCTTTTATAAAGAATCAAGAGTGCATCAAAAACAAAAAATTGATTGGTTTGGGGCAATTACATTAGTCGGAGCAGTGGTTTGTTTAATGTTTGCTTTAGAAATGGGTGGACAAAAATATGATTGGGATTCTAACTTTATTTTAAGTCTATTTGCAGCCTTTGCTATTTTAATTTTTATGTTTATTTTTATTGAAAGAAAAGCAGAAGAACCCATCATTTCATTTAAAATGTTTAAACAGCGCTTATTCACCACGAGTACAATTGTTGCTTTATTTTACGGAGCTGCTTTTATGTCAGCGACCGTATATATTCCACTCTTCATTCAAGGTGTATACGGAGGATCTGCTACAAACTCAGGACTTTTATTATTACCGATGATGCTTGGTTCAGTTGTAACAGCGCAGTTAGGCGGTTTTTTAACTTCAAAGCTAAGCTACCGTAATATCATGATTATATCAGCTGTGATCATGCTTGGTGGATTGTTCTTGTTAAGCACATTAACGCCTGAAACGAGTCGTGTATGGTTAACGATTTATATGATTATTATTGGTTTAGGTGTTGGTTTCTCATTCTCCGTATTAAGTATGGCGGCGATTCATAACTTTGGTATGAATCAACGTGGATCGGCAACATCAACAAGTAATTTTATTCGCTCATTAGGGATGACACTTGGCATTACAATCTTTGGTATGATTCAACGAACAGGTTTTCAAGATCAATTAGAAGAAGCATTTAAAGGTATGGGAGGCGGATTAAGTAGTAACTCTCTCAGTGATTCAAGAGCTATTCTTTCAGAAGGAGCACGTTCTCAAATTCCATCTCAAATATTAGATAAAATTATTGAAGCACTCTCTAGTTCAATCGTCTATACTTTCATGTGGGCATTAGCTCCAGCTGGGCTGGCATTCGTATTTATTTTCTTTATGGGGAATGAAAGAATGGTATACAAGAAGGAACAGAAAGAAGCGCCAGGTGAAACATCAAAGGCATAG
- a CDS encoding cytoplasmic protein → MEKRHSLTLNGSGSSSGGTYNKVKIRGEGTISNHVSCNEFKTYGTSDVRGDITANSYIVYGDSEVQGSLNAEYVKVYGNTQVQNDCHINKTKIRGMFEVNGKLSGNYVDIKGGLTVKEDIEVEEFLLSGGLESEGLLNGGKIDITLKYEGSKVKEIGGEKITVRKKSAFIPFTNHAGELHTTSIEGDDIYLEYTKADTVRGNNVTIGPGCEISVVEYHTSFKQKGTSIVKEHKQI, encoded by the coding sequence ATGGAAAAGCGGCATAGTCTTACTTTGAATGGCTCTGGTAGTTCATCAGGCGGAACTTATAATAAGGTGAAAATTCGAGGCGAAGGAACAATTTCAAATCACGTTAGTTGTAATGAATTTAAAACATACGGAACAAGTGATGTTCGTGGTGATATAACAGCAAACTCGTATATTGTGTATGGAGATAGTGAAGTACAAGGCAGTTTAAATGCTGAGTATGTGAAAGTATATGGTAATACACAAGTACAGAATGATTGTCACATAAACAAAACAAAAATTCGAGGAATGTTTGAAGTTAATGGAAAACTATCTGGAAATTATGTAGATATCAAAGGCGGCCTTACAGTAAAAGAAGATATTGAGGTAGAAGAGTTTCTACTAAGTGGTGGGCTTGAAAGTGAAGGTTTACTGAACGGCGGAAAAATTGATATCACATTAAAATATGAAGGAAGTAAAGTGAAAGAAATTGGCGGAGAGAAGATTACTGTACGAAAAAAATCTGCATTCATTCCTTTTACAAATCATGCTGGTGAGCTTCATACAACAAGTATAGAAGGCGATGATATTTACTTAGAATATACGAAAGCAGATACTGTTAGAGGTAACAATGTTACGATTGGACCTGGGTGTGAAATCAGTGTCGTTGAATATCATACTAGTTTTAAGCAAAAAGGAACATCGATTGTGAAAGAACATAAACAAATTTAG
- a CDS encoding polymer-forming cytoskeletal protein yields MRTENLIINGYGSSNGGEFHKVQLNGRGTVNGNIDCDDFECNGSGNVNGDLKSERTRISGSGKVDGKVNTENMRIDGKATITRDVSASNMKISGKGTIGGTLTGEELKVRGQATIDGNCEVDVFSSQGQFTIGGLLSADEIDIDIHGTCRAKEIGGQTIKVRQRLSAFSRLFKTMFGSHLEAELLEGDNIDIDHVQINTVRGNNVTVGPNCEIGLIEYTGVLHVDKNAKVKEIQQV; encoded by the coding sequence ATGCGAACAGAAAATTTAATTATAAATGGTTACGGTTCTTCCAATGGTGGAGAGTTCCATAAAGTACAGTTAAATGGAAGAGGAACTGTTAATGGAAATATCGATTGCGATGATTTTGAATGCAATGGATCAGGTAATGTAAATGGTGATTTAAAAAGTGAACGTACAAGAATTAGTGGCTCTGGAAAAGTTGATGGGAAAGTAAACACTGAAAACATGCGAATTGATGGGAAAGCAACGATTACAAGGGATGTAAGTGCTAGTAATATGAAGATTTCTGGTAAAGGGACAATTGGTGGCACACTGACTGGAGAAGAATTGAAGGTTCGCGGGCAAGCGACTATAGATGGTAACTGCGAAGTGGATGTCTTTTCGTCACAAGGGCAGTTTACAATCGGTGGCTTACTGAGCGCGGATGAAATTGATATTGATATTCATGGTACATGTAGAGCGAAAGAAATAGGGGGACAAACGATTAAAGTAAGGCAGAGATTGTCTGCATTTAGTAGGCTCTTTAAAACAATGTTTGGATCACATTTAGAGGCTGAACTATTAGAAGGTGACAATATTGATATTGATCATGTGCAAATCAATACAGTAAGAGGTAACAATGTTACAGTTGGGCCAAATTGTGAGATCGGACTCATTGAATATACGGGAGTTCTTCATGTCGATAAAAATGCAAAAGTAAAAGAAATTCAGCAAGTTTAA
- a CDS encoding YhbD family protein, which translates to MSTDLISKKDLLELTGISYGQLYRWKRKNLIPEDWFVRKSTFTGQETFFPKEKILERIDKIQTMKEDLSLDELANMFSPSVTEICLSKEDMLRKGIASESVIQFFIEQTNKAVEFQFVDILYLYILEELLQSGEISLEEGKMVLQVLHEHYEKMKQKNSELVVIRKLGISTCFLVSNVDDLFFEKGTKVVVRITIMNYTEALKTKLL; encoded by the coding sequence TTGAGTACGGATTTGATTTCAAAAAAAGATTTATTGGAACTGACTGGTATTTCATATGGGCAGCTATATAGGTGGAAAAGAAAGAATTTAATACCGGAAGATTGGTTTGTGAGAAAATCAACTTTTACAGGACAAGAAACATTTTTTCCAAAAGAAAAGATATTAGAGCGTATTGATAAAATTCAAACGATGAAAGAGGATTTATCACTTGATGAATTAGCGAATATGTTTTCGCCGAGTGTAACAGAAATTTGTTTATCGAAAGAAGATATGTTACGAAAAGGAATTGCCTCAGAATCGGTTATACAGTTTTTTATAGAACAAACGAATAAAGCCGTGGAATTTCAATTTGTTGATATTCTCTATTTGTACATTTTAGAGGAACTGCTTCAATCCGGAGAAATTAGTTTAGAAGAAGGAAAGATGGTGCTACAGGTTTTACATGAGCACTACGAAAAAATGAAACAAAAGAATAGTGAGTTAGTGGTGATTCGTAAACTAGGTATTTCGACTTGTTTCTTAGTTTCAAATGTTGATGACTTGTTTTTTGAAAAAGGTACGAAGGTTGTTGTACGTATAACAATCATGAACTATACAGAAGCATTAAAAACAAAGCTGTTATAG
- a CDS encoding SgrR family transcriptional regulator, whose protein sequence is MVIMEQYIQLWLQYAKGRTRGEKIEIALQNISETLFCTDRNSKFIIKKLEEAGWIYWYPGRGRGNRSKIAFQQDPITLILEKGKEITKQGDVKGGKTFVEQYSSYFPQLIKQFKAWIDSIFGYQVEITSQGRQDVLRLQVEMNLIIHSDPVYATLRSECHMVKHLYDTLVYVNENTNKIEPRLAFYWECNRDRKVWTFYLRKGVRFHNDKAFTAHDVYYTFQRFMSTKDNPYLWMLQHVETIHIVNEYTMEIHLHTENELLLHILGGERCSIVTADEENKLIGTGPFKRSENNDSIFVLEAHDSYFRERPFLDRIELWNVLESSDAYDVLMRAQNKETESRHKDLSKLEANVTYVTLNTKKQGPLQDIEFRQALYQIIHSKKMMDELEGERGEAANELLLGNSSPMRMEENINYFMQKSKYNGEILYLYTFKEQDHVEDSHWIQRECAKYGVTIEIKFLDAQELLQIETIKQADIIHDSATISEQIELSFLYMFLSKNSFIYQHSLIDFNEQLTTFFAEPSMEKRITLLRAVEDTLLRNIHIIPLYRNKQQIRTHEKIQNIMINSQGWIDFYNIWFKP, encoded by the coding sequence ATGGTCATTATGGAGCAGTACATACAATTGTGGCTCCAGTATGCAAAAGGGAGAACACGCGGGGAGAAAATAGAGATAGCATTACAAAATATATCTGAAACATTGTTTTGTACAGATCGTAATAGCAAATTTATTATAAAGAAATTAGAAGAGGCGGGCTGGATTTATTGGTATCCAGGTCGGGGGAGAGGAAATCGATCTAAGATAGCATTTCAACAAGACCCCATCACTCTAATTTTAGAAAAGGGGAAAGAGATAACGAAACAAGGAGATGTAAAGGGTGGAAAAACATTCGTTGAACAATATAGCTCATATTTTCCACAACTGATAAAACAATTCAAAGCATGGATAGACTCAATCTTTGGTTATCAAGTTGAAATAACTTCTCAAGGAAGACAAGATGTGCTTCGTTTACAAGTTGAAATGAATCTGATTATTCATTCGGATCCCGTATATGCAACATTACGTTCAGAATGTCATATGGTGAAACATTTATATGATACGCTTGTATATGTGAACGAAAATACAAATAAAATAGAGCCTCGCCTTGCATTTTACTGGGAATGTAATCGTGACCGAAAAGTATGGACGTTTTATTTGAGAAAAGGGGTTCGATTTCATAATGACAAAGCCTTTACCGCACATGATGTTTACTACACCTTTCAGCGGTTTATGAGTACAAAGGATAATCCTTATTTGTGGATGCTGCAACACGTTGAAACAATACATATTGTAAATGAATATACAATGGAGATTCATTTACATACAGAAAATGAATTATTATTACATATTTTAGGCGGAGAACGGTGTTCTATTGTAACGGCAGATGAGGAAAACAAGCTAATAGGAACGGGACCATTTAAACGGAGTGAAAATAATGATTCCATTTTTGTCTTAGAAGCACATGACTCGTATTTTCGTGAACGCCCATTCCTTGATCGGATTGAATTATGGAATGTACTTGAAAGCAGTGATGCATACGACGTTTTAATGAGAGCACAAAATAAGGAAACAGAGAGTCGTCACAAAGATCTTTCTAAATTAGAAGCCAATGTAACGTATGTTACGCTAAATACAAAAAAACAAGGACCTTTACAGGATATTGAATTCCGGCAAGCGTTATATCAAATTATTCATAGTAAGAAAATGATGGATGAGTTAGAGGGAGAACGCGGTGAAGCAGCAAATGAATTGCTGTTAGGGAATAGCTCTCCTATGAGGATGGAAGAGAATATTAATTATTTCATGCAAAAGAGCAAATATAACGGTGAAATATTATATTTGTATACGTTTAAGGAACAGGATCATGTTGAAGATTCACATTGGATTCAAAGAGAATGTGCAAAATATGGGGTTACAATTGAAATAAAGTTTCTTGATGCGCAGGAATTATTACAGATTGAAACGATAAAACAAGCAGATATCATTCATGATAGCGCTACAATAAGTGAGCAGATAGAACTAAGTTTTCTGTACATGTTTCTTTCAAAAAATAGTTTTATATATCAACATAGTCTTATTGATTTTAATGAACAATTAACTACATTCTTTGCCGAACCTAGTATGGAAAAACGGATTACACTGTTACGTGCTGTGGAAGACACATTGTTACGTAATATTCATATCATTCCTTTATATCGGAATAAACAGCAGATACGTACACATGAAAAAATACAAAATATAATGATTAATTCGCAAGGCTGGATTGATTTTTATAATATATGGTTTAAGCCCTAG
- a CDS encoding MFS transporter, with protein sequence MNRLMKRYNKLILIRLFGELLTSTTGAMLAIIFIVYVNKALEGNVILTMLLFGLQPLTDIIFTLFAGGVTDRYGRKSIMLIGLCLQAIAMGGFVFAESVPLFALLYVINGIGRSLYIPAQRAQIADITEHEKQAEVFALIQTVGAIGTVIGPLIGYFFYENHPEFLFILQAVTLVLYAILVWTQLPETAPTIQTSEHGAQSITWKQFILRHYAVFGLMVSTLPISFFYAQTETNYRVFAEDIFPNFLFVFTFISTCKAVMEIILQVGLVKWSERFSMPKIIIISYICYTFAAIGYGYSNTLWTLFFTLFLLTIGESIALNHLLRFVAEMAPNHMRGRYFSIYGIHWDISRTCGPAVGAVILNHFSGGFLFTICALFLLFGGIAQTIFVHSLEQHRTKKLSL encoded by the coding sequence ATGAATCGTCTTATGAAACGGTATAACAAGCTCATTTTGATTCGATTATTTGGTGAATTATTAACGAGTACAACGGGTGCCATGTTAGCTATCATCTTTATTGTATACGTCAATAAAGCTTTAGAAGGAAACGTTATACTCACGATGCTTCTTTTCGGATTACAGCCACTTACTGATATTATTTTTACACTATTCGCTGGTGGCGTGACCGATCGATATGGCAGAAAGAGCATTATGTTAATAGGACTATGCCTGCAAGCAATTGCAATGGGAGGGTTTGTATTTGCTGAATCAGTTCCCTTATTTGCTTTGTTATATGTAATAAACGGTATTGGCCGTTCTCTTTATATCCCTGCGCAACGTGCTCAAATTGCAGATATAACGGAGCATGAAAAACAAGCAGAAGTCTTCGCTCTTATTCAAACAGTAGGTGCTATTGGTACAGTGATCGGCCCGTTAATCGGTTACTTTTTTTATGAAAATCATCCTGAATTCCTATTTATACTTCAAGCAGTTACTCTCGTTCTCTATGCTATTCTCGTCTGGACACAGCTTCCGGAAACAGCTCCAACCATTCAAACAAGTGAACATGGTGCACAGTCAATTACATGGAAGCAGTTCATTTTAAGGCATTATGCTGTATTTGGTCTTATGGTATCTACTCTTCCTATTAGTTTCTTCTATGCCCAAACCGAAACGAATTATCGTGTATTTGCAGAAGATATTTTCCCAAATTTCCTATTCGTTTTCACATTCATCTCAACTTGTAAAGCTGTGATGGAGATTATACTACAAGTTGGGCTTGTCAAATGGTCAGAACGTTTTTCTATGCCTAAAATAATCATCATCTCATATATTTGTTATACGTTTGCAGCAATTGGATACGGCTATTCCAATACATTATGGACACTATTTTTCACATTGTTTCTCTTAACAATTGGTGAAAGTATTGCCTTAAACCATTTACTGCGATTTGTTGCAGAAATGGCTCCTAATCATATGCGCGGACGCTACTTTTCTATTTACGGAATCCACTGGGATATTTCCCGAACATGCGGGCCAGCTGTAGGAGCTGTTATATTAAATCATTTTAGTGGTGGCTTTTTATTTACCATTTGTGCATTATTTTTATTATTCGGTGGTATTGCTCAAACTATCTTCGTTCATTCGCTAGAACAGCACAGAACAAAAAAGCTGTCCCTTTAA
- a CDS encoding cytosolic protein yields the protein MKTFTVNFHQEDNAKATTVHKLSEEDFNKATEKGTRHLFDLDTNVGFFVFFDAEDAEGNEQYLMLQYEGEQEEPSACYGFDLKLYYQFLALYLNDLEYQGETDEEEEEYGPIHHLAHLLYHIVEDGKQIEA from the coding sequence TTGAAAACATTTACAGTAAACTTCCATCAAGAAGACAATGCAAAAGCAACAACAGTACATAAGTTAAGTGAAGAGGATTTCAACAAAGCGACAGAAAAAGGAACGCGTCATTTATTTGATTTAGATACAAATGTAGGTTTCTTTGTATTTTTTGATGCAGAAGATGCAGAGGGAAATGAACAATACTTAATGTTACAATATGAAGGTGAACAAGAAGAACCAAGTGCTTGCTACGGCTTTGATTTAAAACTATACTATCAATTTTTAGCACTATACTTAAATGATCTTGAATACCAAGGTGAAACGGATGAAGAAGAGGAAGAATATGGTCCAATTCATCATTTAGCTCACTTACTGTATCATATCGTTGAAGATGGAAAACAGATTGAAGCGTAA